A portion of the Acidobacteriaceae bacterium genome contains these proteins:
- a CDS encoding tRNA guanosine(34) transglycosylase Tgt, whose amino-acid sequence MSLEFEVQKTSEAGGRRAELRLPHGAVQTPVFMPVGTAATVKTVAQDVIETLGPAKEDGTPRGAEIILANTYHLYLRPGHELIRRAGGVHRFMSWQRPMLTDSGGFQVFSLSALRKITDDGVEFRSHLDGSKHFFSPEHSMAVQIALGADIMMAFDECVETPATWERTRQSMGLTHAWAQRSLDYWKQHRHEVPWAQPLAHAATEFTKAYDHQHFEGRHQALFGIVQGGMYKDLRKESAERLVEMDFPAYAIGGLAVGEPREVTREMIAHTLEFLPKDKPRYVMGVGYPDEIEEYARMGVDMMDCVLPTRAGRHGLVFTRENPADRASTPIRMNVKKLEFAEDQRPIDEGCGCRVCQRYTRAYLRHLFHSGEPLGAMLNSIHNLHFYLETMDRVRKDLSS is encoded by the coding sequence ATGTCGCTAGAGTTCGAAGTTCAGAAAACAAGTGAAGCCGGAGGTCGCCGCGCAGAGCTGCGGCTTCCGCACGGAGCCGTGCAGACCCCGGTATTCATGCCGGTGGGCACGGCTGCCACTGTAAAGACGGTGGCCCAGGATGTGATCGAAACCCTTGGCCCGGCGAAGGAAGACGGCACGCCGCGCGGCGCGGAGATCATCCTCGCCAATACCTATCACCTGTACCTGCGGCCCGGCCATGAGCTGATCCGCCGCGCTGGCGGCGTACATCGCTTCATGAGCTGGCAGCGCCCCATGCTGACGGACTCCGGCGGCTTCCAGGTCTTTTCGCTCTCTGCGCTGCGCAAGATCACCGACGACGGCGTCGAGTTCCGCTCGCATCTCGACGGCTCCAAGCACTTCTTCTCGCCCGAGCACTCCATGGCCGTGCAGATCGCCCTCGGCGCCGACATCATGATGGCCTTTGACGAGTGCGTCGAAACGCCCGCCACGTGGGAACGTACCAGGCAGTCGATGGGCCTGACCCACGCATGGGCGCAGCGTTCGCTCGACTACTGGAAGCAGCACCGCCACGAAGTCCCGTGGGCGCAGCCGCTTGCCCATGCCGCCACCGAGTTCACAAAGGCCTACGATCACCAACACTTCGAAGGCAGGCATCAGGCGCTCTTCGGCATCGTCCAGGGCGGCATGTACAAAGACCTCCGCAAGGAGTCTGCCGAGCGGCTCGTCGAGATGGACTTCCCCGCGTACGCCATCGGTGGTCTCGCCGTCGGTGAGCCCCGCGAAGTCACCCGCGAGATGATCGCCCACACGCTGGAGTTCCTGCCGAAAGACAAGCCTCGCTACGTCATGGGCGTCGGCTACCCCGACGAGATCGAAGAGTACGCCCGCATGGGGGTAGACATGATGGACTGCGTTCTGCCCACACGCGCAGGCCGCCACGGCCTCGTCTTCACACGCGAAAACCCTGCCGACCGCGCCAGCACGCCTATCCGCATGAACGTGAAGAAGCTGGAGTTTGCCGAAGACCAGCGCCCGATCGACGAAGGCTGCGGTTGCCGCGTTTGCCAGCGGTATACGCGGGCGTATCTGCGCCACCTGTTCCACAGCGGCGAACCTCTCGGCGCCATGCTGAACTCGATCCACAACCTCCACTTTTACCTGGAGACGATGGACAGAGTAAGGAAAGATCTTTCCTCGTAA
- the thpR gene encoding RNA 2',3'-cyclic phosphodiesterase, with amino-acid sequence MRIFVGIPLPQVACESLKSVLHTFQSSQAGSAVRWSEPEGWHVTLAFPGQVHEEQLVVLRESLQRIACGPIPLTVEGVEVYARAGVLAAKIVPTEPLFLLQQRVAAAAEMCGFPIENRPFRPHVTLARSRFEGRLRALAEDFETIQARFVAGRFCLYESVRDSTGSRYVVKSEFLLQ; translated from the coding sequence ATGCGAATCTTCGTTGGTATTCCGTTGCCGCAGGTGGCTTGTGAGTCCCTGAAGAGTGTTTTGCATACGTTTCAATCGTCGCAGGCTGGCTCGGCTGTGAGGTGGAGCGAGCCGGAGGGCTGGCATGTGACGCTGGCGTTCCCTGGGCAGGTCCACGAAGAACAGCTTGTGGTCCTGCGGGAATCTCTGCAACGAATAGCTTGTGGCCCGATTCCGTTAACTGTTGAAGGTGTTGAGGTTTACGCGCGGGCCGGGGTGCTGGCGGCGAAGATTGTCCCGACGGAGCCGCTGTTCCTGCTGCAGCAAAGGGTAGCGGCGGCGGCAGAGATGTGCGGGTTCCCGATCGAGAACCGTCCGTTCCGGCCCCACGTTACGCTCGCCCGGTCTCGTTTCGAGGGTCGACTCAGAGCGCTTGCAGAGGATTTTGAAACGATCCAAGCGAGGTTCGTTGCAGGCCGTTTTTGTCTGTATGAGAGCGTTCGAGATTCGACGGGAAGTCGCTATGTGGTGAAGTCTGAATTTCTCTTGCAGTAA
- a CDS encoding biopolymer transporter ExbD, producing MAMAKRDEGKKVNSDINVTPMVDIMLVLLIIFMVITPMVNNKVAVELPKVPEAIVMENANKDDAINVAVTRDGKTFVGGDVVPLDQLGEKVGALMAKKTDASADKTIYFRADMRANYGKVMDTVDALRGAGVSQLALMTDNSAE from the coding sequence ATGGCAATGGCGAAGCGGGATGAAGGGAAGAAGGTCAATTCAGATATCAACGTGACTCCCATGGTGGACATCATGTTGGTACTGCTGATCATCTTCATGGTCATCACTCCCATGGTGAACAACAAGGTGGCCGTTGAACTGCCCAAGGTTCCGGAAGCTATCGTGATGGAAAATGCTAACAAGGATGACGCCATCAATGTGGCTGTTACCCGTGATGGCAAGACCTTCGTCGGCGGCGACGTAGTTCCCTTGGATCAGCTCGGCGAAAAGGTTGGCGCGCTTATGGCGAAGAAGACCGATGCATCGGCTGATAAGACCATCTACTTCCGCGCGGATATGCGCGCGAACTACGGCAAGGTGATGGACACGGTGGATGCCCTTCGTGGCGCCGGTGTCAGCCAGCTTGCCTTGATGACAGACAACTCGGCAGAGTAA
- a CDS encoding biopolymer transporter ExbD — protein MGMSGGSSGGAVASINVTPMIDVLLVLLIIFMVIQPTTPKGLDALVPQPPKNPTHDVPNDRTIVVQVMAGATPTYKINDQQFVKSDIEPELVKIFSTRQEKVMFVKGDKDLDFEPVAEVISMGHQADVTNIGLMTPQVEAGH, from the coding sequence ATGGGAATGAGTGGTGGATCGTCCGGCGGCGCAGTCGCCAGCATCAACGTCACCCCGATGATCGACGTGCTGCTCGTGCTCCTGATCATCTTCATGGTGATCCAGCCGACTACGCCGAAGGGTCTGGACGCGCTGGTTCCCCAGCCGCCCAAGAACCCGACGCACGACGTGCCGAATGATCGCACGATCGTGGTTCAGGTCATGGCTGGCGCAACCCCAACGTACAAGATCAACGACCAGCAGTTTGTGAAGAGCGACATCGAGCCTGAGCTCGTGAAGATCTTCTCGACCCGCCAGGAAAAGGTCATGTTCGTGAAGGGTGACAAGGACCTCGACTTCGAACCGGTGGCTGAAGTCATCAGCATGGGCCATCAGGCAGACGTTACCAACATCGGTCTGATGACGCCGCAGGTTGAAGCCGGTCACTAA
- the yajC gene encoding preprotein translocase subunit YajC, producing MSFVPSLSILAALAAPGGILGAMGGFPILILMFVAMYFLMVVPNQRKQKQWAAMLAAVKAGDKVTTNGGIRGRVLSVSDDAVIVKTQPDGAKLEFVKSSIAAVTTDEETAKS from the coding sequence GTGTCGTTTGTTCCATCGCTTAGCATTCTCGCCGCATTGGCCGCTCCTGGCGGCATCCTTGGCGCCATGGGTGGTTTCCCCATCCTGATCCTGATGTTCGTCGCCATGTACTTCCTCATGGTGGTTCCGAACCAGCGCAAGCAGAAGCAGTGGGCTGCCATGCTCGCGGCCGTCAAGGCGGGCGACAAGGTCACGACCAACGGCGGCATCCGCGGCCGCGTTCTCTCCGTCAGTGACGACGCTGTGATCGTAAAGACGCAGCCGGACGGCGCAAAGCTCGAGTTCGTAAAGAGCTCGATCGCTGCCGTCACCACGGACGAAGAAACGGCCAAGAGCTAG
- a CDS encoding FAD-dependent monooxygenase encodes METDVLIAGAGPVGLMLALELARYGLHVRLIDPDDAPTEQSRALVVWPRTLEHLARHPGLDERFLSNGLRVTEAHFFHGGKPLASTKLDTVDTPYPFALMVPQSETERLLTERLAELGVQVERRTSFTSFRENGSSVTSTLQHADGAAEELTTRWLVGADGAHSAVRHALGVGFTGEQLPSDWVLADVHLDGDVLPDAVELHLHPEGVLAIFPLPPNRFRVIAAYLHGEHEPTLEEMQRILDQRRGPGVRAHDPVWLSQFHISERIVENFRRGNVFLAGDAAHIHSPAGGQGMNTGMQDAVNLAWKIALISGGHLSKAGEETLLASYNEERHPVAQDVLTGAGLLTRAAMVDNSLLSHVRNAAIRTAFGLDLTRHSFAEAATELAVSYPHSRLNGRDDKLKGGPRVGQRAPVHAGDAPVSTGPAPLFTLFATKGPDSSQLIDCYPQFFAPEPRPPFVEGGIWIVRPDGYVAFAGDSDSWAAADAYLAKLVYHQG; translated from the coding sequence ATGGAAACGGACGTACTTATCGCTGGTGCCGGTCCCGTAGGCCTGATGCTGGCCCTGGAATTGGCCCGTTACGGACTCCACGTTCGCCTGATTGACCCGGACGATGCGCCGACCGAGCAGAGCCGCGCGCTCGTCGTCTGGCCGCGTACTCTTGAGCATCTGGCGCGTCACCCGGGGCTCGATGAACGCTTTCTTTCCAACGGGTTACGCGTTACCGAGGCCCATTTCTTCCACGGCGGCAAACCGCTCGCCAGCACAAAGCTGGACACCGTGGACACGCCCTACCCGTTCGCGCTGATGGTGCCGCAGAGCGAAACCGAGCGCCTGCTCACGGAGCGGCTGGCCGAGCTGGGCGTGCAGGTGGAACGGCGCACCAGCTTCACGAGCTTCCGGGAAAACGGCAGTTCGGTGACCTCCACCCTGCAACACGCCGATGGTGCGGCCGAAGAGTTGACCACTCGCTGGCTGGTCGGCGCCGACGGAGCACACTCGGCGGTCCGCCACGCGCTCGGCGTGGGCTTCACCGGGGAGCAGTTGCCCTCGGATTGGGTGCTGGCCGACGTTCACCTCGACGGCGACGTTCTTCCTGACGCGGTGGAGCTGCATCTGCACCCGGAGGGCGTGCTGGCGATCTTCCCCCTGCCGCCGAACCGCTTCCGCGTGATTGCGGCGTATCTGCACGGCGAGCACGAGCCGACGCTGGAGGAGATGCAGCGCATTCTCGACCAGCGGCGCGGGCCTGGCGTTCGCGCACACGATCCTGTCTGGCTCTCGCAGTTCCACATCAGCGAGCGAATCGTGGAAAACTTCCGCCGCGGCAACGTCTTCCTCGCCGGAGATGCAGCGCATATCCACTCGCCTGCTGGCGGACAGGGCATGAACACAGGCATGCAGGACGCTGTGAATCTGGCGTGGAAAATCGCGTTGATATCCGGTGGACACCTGTCGAAAGCCGGGGAGGAAACGCTGCTCGCCTCCTACAACGAGGAGCGTCACCCTGTGGCCCAGGACGTTCTCACGGGAGCCGGTCTGCTAACGCGTGCGGCCATGGTGGACAACTCGCTGCTCAGCCACGTTCGCAATGCTGCCATCCGCACCGCGTTCGGGCTGGACCTGACGCGCCACTCCTTTGCCGAAGCCGCTACCGAACTTGCCGTGAGCTATCCGCACTCGCGGCTGAACGGGCGCGACGACAAGCTGAAGGGCGGCCCACGCGTAGGCCAGCGAGCACCCGTCCATGCCGGCGATGCGCCTGTCAGCACCGGGCCCGCGCCGCTGTTCACGCTCTTTGCGACGAAAGGACCGGACAGCAGCCAGCTTATTGACTGCTACCCGCAGTTTTTCGCGCCGGAGCCGCGTCCTCCGTTCGTCGAAGGAGGCATATGGATTGTGCGGCCGGATGGCTACGTGGCGTTTGCGGGAGACTCCGATTCGTGGGCGGCGGCCGATGCGTACCTCGCCAAGCTCGTCTATCACCAGGGGTAG
- a CDS encoding biopolymer transporter ExbD — MAFSTGVSGTRSEINVTPLIDVLLVLLIIFMVIVPATPHGLDSQIPQAPKDSNNALRQANLPPLQLQISEQGGVVAYTLNGEAVPAAGLTARLTAALARREERTVFVQARASMTFQPVAQAVALSRLAGAEHIALLGFPKS; from the coding sequence ATGGCATTTTCTACTGGAGTTTCGGGTACCCGTTCTGAGATCAATGTGACGCCGCTGATCGATGTTCTGCTGGTGTTGCTGATCATCTTCATGGTCATCGTCCCAGCCACCCCACACGGGCTGGACAGCCAGATACCGCAAGCACCAAAAGACAGTAACAACGCACTGCGGCAGGCAAATCTGCCGCCGCTGCAGCTTCAGATAAGCGAGCAGGGAGGCGTGGTGGCTTACACGCTGAACGGTGAGGCTGTGCCTGCTGCGGGGCTTACGGCTCGCTTGACGGCGGCGCTGGCGCGGCGGGAGGAGCGAACCGTTTTCGTGCAGGCAAGGGCTTCCATGACCTTTCAGCCGGTCGCGCAGGCGGTTGCGCTTTCGAGGTTGGCGGGGGCGGAACACATTGCGCTGCTTGGGTTTCCGAAGTCCTGA
- a CDS encoding MotA/TolQ/ExbB proton channel family protein: MILAHTANFAHTSVNSLAMFLQDAGGGQVGFSVPELWGHMGGLAKAVVIVLFIMSIWSLAVIIDRALYYSAARKQSREFAPKVAGALKEGRLDEAIKVADRSKKSHLAEVVTAGLTEFRSFGSGGAITEEQIESSQRALERSEAIVHAKLKKGLGGLATIGSTAPFIGLFGTVVGILNAFQTIAAMKTSSLAAIAGGISEALVTTAFGLLVAIPAVMCFNYFTNKLESFDVEMDNSSSELVDYFIKQGHR, encoded by the coding sequence GTGATTCTCGCTCACACTGCAAACTTCGCTCACACCTCGGTCAACTCGCTGGCCATGTTCCTTCAGGACGCAGGCGGCGGCCAGGTAGGCTTCTCCGTTCCCGAACTCTGGGGCCACATGGGTGGTCTGGCGAAAGCCGTCGTTATCGTTCTCTTCATCATGTCGATCTGGTCCCTGGCTGTGATCATCGATCGCGCTCTGTACTACTCGGCAGCACGCAAGCAGTCGCGTGAGTTCGCTCCCAAGGTTGCTGGCGCTCTCAAGGAAGGCCGTCTGGACGAAGCGATCAAGGTTGCTGACCGTTCGAAGAAGTCGCACCTTGCTGAAGTCGTGACCGCTGGCCTCACCGAGTTCCGTTCGTTCGGTTCGGGTGGCGCGATCACCGAAGAGCAGATCGAGTCCTCGCAGCGCGCTCTCGAGCGTTCGGAAGCAATCGTTCACGCGAAGCTGAAGAAGGGCCTCGGCGGCCTGGCAACGATCGGTTCGACCGCTCCGTTCATCGGCCTCTTCGGTACCGTCGTCGGCATTCTGAACGCCTTCCAGACGATCGCTGCGATGAAGACCTCGTCGCTGGCTGCAATCGCTGGTGGTATCTCGGAAGCTCTCGTTACGACCGCTTTCGGTCTGCTCGTCGCGATCCCGGCCGTTATGTGCTTCAACTACTTCACCAACAAGCTGGAGTCGTTCGACGTCGAAATGGACAACAGCTCGTCGGAGCTGGTGGACTACTTCATCAAGCAGGGTCACCGCTAA
- the secF gene encoding protein translocase subunit SecF, which translates to MEFFRSTNIDWLSKKWYLLAFSLIFSIGGVLSMLFWHGIPKGVDFTGGTQVTVHFDTTPNEDHIRSAMDTAKVRDARIQRISGAAGASSSNVIISLPMSSAQDTQHDQGRAEVESALTANYHDSHFEVEQVDIVGPTAGKQLVSQAQLAVLYSLLGMLAYLWFRFELIYGVAAVAAVFHDTLITIGAFSLTNQEISLTVVAALLTLIGYSMNDTIVVFDRIRENLADNRREPLADVVNRAINQTLSRTVLTSGLTFLTVLCLYLFGGEVLHGFSFALVIGILIGTYSSIAVAAPMLVAYQNWRASKGKSASLPAAKPTAPRPTTR; encoded by the coding sequence GTGGAATTCTTTCGTTCAACCAATATCGACTGGCTTAGCAAGAAGTGGTACCTGCTCGCTTTCTCGCTGATCTTCTCCATCGGCGGCGTGCTCAGCATGCTGTTCTGGCACGGCATCCCCAAGGGTGTTGACTTCACCGGCGGCACGCAGGTGACAGTGCACTTCGACACCACCCCGAACGAAGATCACATCCGTTCGGCGATGGACACGGCCAAGGTCCGCGATGCGCGCATCCAGCGCATCTCCGGCGCCGCCGGTGCGAGCTCGAGCAACGTCATCATCTCGCTGCCGATGTCTTCGGCACAGGACACGCAGCACGACCAGGGTCGCGCTGAGGTGGAATCCGCTCTGACGGCGAACTACCATGACTCCCACTTCGAAGTGGAGCAGGTGGACATCGTCGGCCCGACGGCCGGCAAGCAGCTCGTCTCGCAGGCGCAGCTCGCGGTGCTCTACTCGCTGCTCGGCATGCTCGCGTACCTGTGGTTCCGCTTTGAGCTGATCTACGGCGTCGCGGCTGTGGCTGCCGTCTTCCATGACACGCTGATTACCATCGGTGCCTTCTCGCTCACCAACCAGGAAATCTCCCTGACCGTCGTCGCCGCGCTGCTGACGCTCATCGGTTACTCGATGAACGACACCATCGTGGTCTTCGACCGTATTCGAGAGAATCTTGCGGATAACCGTCGCGAGCCTCTGGCGGATGTCGTGAACCGCGCCATCAACCAGACGCTGAGCCGTACTGTGCTCACCTCGGGCCTGACGTTCCTCACAGTACTCTGCCTCTACCTTTTCGGCGGCGAAGTCCTCCACGGCTTCTCCTTCGCTCTGGTGATCGGCATCCTGATCGGAACGTACTCGTCGATCGCGGTTGCGGCTCCGATGCTGGTGGCATACCAGAACTGGCGTGCCTCCAAGGGCAAGTCGGCCTCGCTGCCCGCAGCGAAGCCCACAGCACCGCGTCCCACCACCCGCTAA
- a CDS encoding TonB family protein: MFEDSMMESGGRIKSKSRYWMIATFSINGAILATMILIPLLYPEALPKSSLSASLTAPPPPPPPPPPPPPPAAAVPKSVPHVSEIDAGLHAPTKIPKDIKMLKEDAAPPPPSSGGVAGMSGMAGGVPGGVMGGIAGGTGAGPAIVVAKPKPTGPARISSGVMAGQLLNKTQPVYPPIARAAHQSGAVVLHAIISKSGAIQDLKVVSGPAMLQGAALEAVKTWRYKPYVLNGEPTEVETTIVVNFNLNGG; this comes from the coding sequence ATGTTTGAAGATTCGATGATGGAATCCGGCGGGCGAATCAAGTCCAAGTCCAGGTACTGGATGATCGCCACGTTCTCAATCAACGGCGCGATCCTTGCGACGATGATCCTGATTCCTCTGCTGTACCCGGAAGCTCTTCCGAAGAGCTCCTTGTCGGCTTCGTTGACGGCGCCTCCACCGCCGCCACCGCCTCCGCCTCCTCCCCCGCCTCCGGCGGCTGCAGTGCCGAAGTCGGTGCCGCACGTTTCGGAGATCGACGCGGGCCTCCATGCCCCGACCAAGATTCCTAAGGACATCAAGATGCTGAAGGAGGACGCTGCTCCTCCTCCCCCGTCTTCTGGTGGCGTAGCTGGCATGAGCGGTATGGCTGGCGGCGTCCCGGGTGGCGTGATGGGTGGCATCGCCGGTGGTACGGGCGCAGGCCCGGCTATCGTGGTGGCCAAGCCCAAGCCGACGGGCCCGGCGCGTATTTCGTCCGGTGTCATGGCTGGTCAGCTCCTCAACAAGACTCAGCCTGTGTACCCGCCGATCGCTCGTGCGGCTCACCAGTCGGGTGCTGTGGTGCTGCACGCCATCATCTCCAAGTCCGGCGCAATTCAGGATCTCAAGGTTGTCTCCGGCCCTGCCATGCTGCAGGGTGCTGCTCTCGAAGCAGTGAAGACGTGGCGCTACAAGCCGTATGTTTTGAACGGCGAGCCCACCGAAGTGGAAACGACCATTGTGGTCAACTTCAATCTCAACGGCGGTTGA
- a CDS encoding MATE family efflux transporter, giving the protein MRSADIRRELPPLLRLAAPLVLGELGWTAMSLVDTVMVGRLPNPASAMAAAALAAVLFNTVAIGVGGILLGLDALIAQAFGAEDVPAANRWLWHGLVTAVGLAVLLTGIFLAAPLALRHMPVDPTVLAGAIPALRGLIPGVLPLLVYFALRRYLQAAHQARPIAIALITANAVNIAIDWLLLYGHSWQIGTHLLRIPSFGVVGSSWATSSARLYLVLFLAVALWRANRKHRYGLGEVSLQAEFDQLAQIFRMGVPIGAQIFVEIAIFALVTSLIASFGPLPLAGHEIALQCASTSFMVPLAISSATSVRVGHALGRVRIGAGTVLEAAAAGWAGIIAGAGLMLISAVCFLSMPRAIAHLFTPDAAVVAAAAPLLSIAACFQFFDGIQITATGAMRGAGHTTTPLWTQIVAYWLVGMPLGYMLGFHAHLGPRGLWMGLAISLSVAAVGLLWAWHRLTGRLGEEVGLRG; this is encoded by the coding sequence ATGCGCTCTGCCGACATTCGCCGTGAACTTCCGCCGCTTCTGCGGCTTGCAGCACCGTTGGTGCTCGGTGAGCTTGGCTGGACGGCGATGTCGCTGGTGGACACCGTGATGGTGGGCCGCCTGCCTAACCCTGCTTCCGCGATGGCCGCAGCCGCGCTGGCGGCGGTGCTCTTCAACACCGTAGCCATCGGCGTCGGCGGCATTCTGCTGGGGCTGGATGCGCTGATCGCGCAGGCGTTCGGCGCAGAGGACGTTCCTGCGGCCAATCGCTGGCTGTGGCATGGGCTGGTCACGGCCGTTGGTCTGGCCGTGCTGCTGACGGGCATCTTCCTCGCCGCGCCCCTCGCGCTGCGGCACATGCCGGTGGACCCCACGGTGCTGGCAGGAGCGATCCCCGCGCTGCGTGGGTTGATTCCGGGCGTGTTGCCGCTGCTGGTCTACTTCGCGCTACGCCGCTACCTGCAGGCCGCGCATCAGGCCCGCCCCATCGCCATTGCGCTGATCACGGCCAACGCGGTGAACATTGCCATCGACTGGTTGCTGCTCTACGGACACTCCTGGCAGATCGGCACACACTTGCTGCGGATTCCGTCCTTTGGCGTGGTGGGCTCGTCGTGGGCGACCAGCTCGGCGCGGCTCTATCTTGTGCTCTTCCTCGCCGTGGCGCTGTGGCGCGCGAACCGCAAACATCGCTATGGGCTGGGCGAGGTCTCGCTGCAGGCAGAGTTCGACCAGCTTGCACAGATCTTCCGCATGGGCGTGCCGATCGGCGCGCAGATCTTCGTCGAGATCGCGATCTTCGCGCTGGTGACCTCGCTGATCGCAAGCTTCGGCCCGCTGCCGCTTGCGGGGCATGAGATTGCGCTGCAGTGCGCGAGTACGAGCTTCATGGTGCCGCTTGCGATCTCCTCCGCGACGAGCGTGCGCGTAGGCCATGCGCTGGGCCGCGTGCGCATTGGCGCAGGCACGGTGCTGGAAGCAGCCGCCGCTGGGTGGGCAGGCATTATCGCGGGTGCAGGCCTGATGCTCATCTCCGCAGTGTGCTTTCTCTCGATGCCGCGAGCCATCGCCCATCTCTTTACACCCGACGCCGCGGTCGTGGCCGCCGCCGCACCGCTGCTGAGCATCGCCGCATGCTTCCAGTTCTTTGACGGCATCCAGATCACCGCGACCGGCGCGATGCGCGGCGCAGGCCACACGACGACGCCGCTCTGGACGCAGATCGTCGCCTACTGGCTGGTGGGAATGCCGCTTGGGTACATGCTTGGTTTCCATGCCCACCTCGGCCCGCGAGGGCTTTGGATGGGTTTGGCGATCTCGCTTTCCGTCGCCGCTGTGGGGCTGCTGTGGGCGTGGCACCGGCTGACCGGGCGGCTTGGTGAAGAAGTAGGCCTCAGGGGCTAA
- the secD gene encoding protein translocase subunit SecD, which translates to MGKNLTTKTWAILAILLVFLYGIFGIPHGGWKKSITDRIHLGLDLRGGTHLVLQVQVQEAIGSSTDRDMTALNTALAATGATATKLDPKVHPEVITINEPDSSKLSAVSTIVNDNAYASYEKQSNASGYTMTLTQAAQRDLADRTVETSIETIRQRIDSLGVSEPVIEKYGLGDNQILVQLPGVDDPARVENIIQSTAKLEIHEVVSGSPYPDAAQALTAVGGSLPPDEEIIMGSGSGAGPDQAWVLKRASIVEGTDFRGATAQQDENGRPDIGFTLTTEAGDRFYKYTDANKGTGSMAIVLENKVREVATIQSAIRDQGRITGGFSQQQADDLSLMLRTGSLPASIKYLETRTVGPSLGAASIHQGVMAAVAGLVAVLVFMLIYYKGAGINADLALLLNLVILLGFMGFTGATLTLPGIAGVILTIGMGVDSNVLIFERIREELRLGKTSAQAIQDGFDHAWKTIFDTHVTTIVSAGILFIFGTGPIKGFAVTLVFGLAANLFTAVFVSRVIFDYLLEKRGRTAPLSI; encoded by the coding sequence ATGGGCAAGAATCTCACAACAAAAACCTGGGCGATCCTCGCCATTCTGCTTGTGTTCCTCTACGGAATCTTCGGCATTCCGCACGGCGGCTGGAAGAAGTCGATCACGGACCGCATCCACCTCGGCCTTGACCTGCGCGGCGGCACGCACCTTGTGCTGCAGGTGCAGGTGCAGGAAGCTATCGGCTCCTCGACCGACCGCGACATGACCGCGCTGAACACCGCGCTGGCTGCGACCGGCGCGACCGCGACCAAGCTTGACCCGAAGGTGCATCCCGAGGTCATCACGATCAACGAGCCCGACAGCTCCAAGCTTTCGGCCGTCAGCACCATCGTGAACGACAACGCGTACGCCAGCTATGAGAAGCAGTCGAACGCGTCCGGCTACACGATGACGCTCACGCAGGCCGCCCAGCGCGACCTCGCCGACCGCACCGTCGAGACCTCCATCGAGACGATCCGCCAGCGTATTGACTCGCTCGGCGTCTCCGAGCCGGTCATCGAAAAGTACGGCCTTGGCGACAACCAGATCCTCGTCCAGCTTCCGGGCGTCGATGATCCGGCTCGCGTCGAAAACATCATCCAGTCCACCGCGAAGCTCGAGATCCACGAAGTGGTCTCCGGCTCTCCGTACCCCGACGCTGCGCAGGCTCTGACGGCTGTTGGTGGTTCGCTGCCGCCGGACGAAGAGATCATCATGGGCTCGGGTTCGGGTGCAGGTCCTGACCAGGCATGGGTGCTCAAGCGCGCCTCGATCGTCGAAGGTACGGACTTCCGCGGCGCGACCGCGCAGCAGGACGAAAACGGCCGCCCCGACATCGGCTTCACGCTGACCACCGAGGCCGGCGACCGCTTCTACAAGTACACCGACGCCAACAAGGGCACCGGTTCGATGGCCATCGTGCTGGAGAACAAGGTCCGCGAAGTGGCGACGATCCAGTCGGCAATTCGCGACCAGGGCCGCATCACCGGCGGCTTCTCGCAGCAGCAGGCAGACGACCTTAGCCTCATGCTCCGCACCGGCTCGCTGCCTGCTTCGATCAAGTACCTCGAAACCCGCACGGTTGGCCCGTCGCTGGGTGCTGCCTCGATCCACCAGGGCGTGATGGCGGCCGTTGCCGGCCTCGTCGCCGTGCTGGTCTTCATGCTCATCTACTACAAGGGCGCAGGCATCAACGCGGATCTCGCGCTGCTGCTCAACCTCGTGATTTTGCTCGGCTTCATGGGCTTCACCGGCGCGACGCTGACGTTGCCCGGCATCGCGGGCGTCATCCTGACGATCGGTATGGGCGTCGACTCCAACGTGCTGATCTTCGAGCGTATTCGTGAAGAGCTGCGCTTGGGCAAGACCTCTGCACAGGCCATCCAGGACGGCTTCGACCATGCGTGGAAGACGATCTTCGATACGCACGTCACCACGATCGTTTCGGCGGGCATTCTGTTCATCTTCGGTACCGGCCCCATCAAGGGCTTTGCCGTAACGCTCGTCTTCGGTCTTGCCGCCAACCTGTTTACCGCGGTCTTCGTGTCGCGCGTGATCTTTGACTATCTGCTCGAGAAGCGCGGACGCACTGCGCCGCTGTCGATCTAA